One genomic region from Gemmobacter aquarius encodes:
- the rplD gene encoding 50S ribosomal protein L4: MKLDVIKLDGGAAGSIDLDEALFGLEPRADILHRVVRWQRAKSQAGTHSTLTRAEVSYSTKKIYRQKGTGGARHGSKKAPIFRHGGVVKGPTPRSHAHDLPKKFRALGLRHALSAKAKAGELVILDSIALADAKTGILAKTLQERGWKRVLIIDGADVDANFALAARNIEGIDVLPTIGANVYDILKRDTLVITKAGVEALEARLK, translated from the coding sequence ATGAAACTCGACGTAATCAAGCTCGACGGCGGCGCTGCCGGTTCCATCGATCTGGATGAAGCGCTGTTCGGCCTCGAGCCGCGCGCCGACATCCTGCACCGTGTGGTCCGCTGGCAGCGTGCCAAGTCGCAGGCAGGCACCCACTCGACGCTGACGCGCGCCGAAGTGTCCTACTCGACCAAGAAGATCTATCGCCAAAAAGGCACCGGCGGCGCACGCCACGGTTCCAAGAAGGCCCCGATCTTCCGTCACGGTGGTGTCGTCAAGGGCCCGACCCCGCGGTCGCATGCCCATGATCTGCCGAAAAAGTTCCGTGCGCTTGGCCTTCGCCACGCACTCTCGGCCAAGGCGAAAGCCGGTGAACTGGTGATCCTCGACAGCATCGCGCTGGCCGACGCCAAGACCGGAATCCTTGCCAAGACCTTGCAGGAACGTGGCTGGAAGCGCGTGCTGATCATCGATGGCGCTGATGTCGACGCGAACTTCGCGCTCGCTGCCCGCAACATCGAAGGCATCGACGTGCTGCCGACCATCGGCGCTAACGTCTATGACATCCTCAAGCGTGACACGCTCGTGATCACCAAAGCGGGTGTCGAAGCCTTGGAGGCTCGCCTGAAATGA
- a CDS encoding 50S ribosomal protein L23 translates to MSAKPEHYDLIKKPIITEKATMVSENGAVVFQVAMNASKPMIKEAVEAVFGVKVKAVNTVVTKGKAKKFRGRAGERSDKKKAYVTLEEGNTIDVATGL, encoded by the coding sequence ATGAGCGCGAAACCCGAACACTACGATCTGATCAAGAAGCCGATCATCACCGAAAAGGCCACCATGGTGTCCGAAAACGGCGCGGTCGTCTTTCAGGTGGCGATGAATGCCAGCAAGCCCATGATCAAGGAAGCCGTCGAAGCGGTTTTCGGCGTCAAGGTCAAAGCGGTGAACACCGTCGTCACCAAAGGCAAGGCCAAGAAGTTCCGCGGTCGCGCAGGCGAACGCTCGGACAAGAAAAAGGCCTATGTCACGCTCGAAGAAGGCAACACTATCGACGTTGCAACGGGCCTCTGA